From Quercus lobata isolate SW786 chromosome 1, ValleyOak3.0 Primary Assembly, whole genome shotgun sequence, one genomic window encodes:
- the LOC115950356 gene encoding protein ACCELERATED CELL DEATH 6-like, which yields MEVSSMPTKDGSIAEWDYDSILTKLRDTECSLLLERFFDSNTLLHVAASLGHDQTVEAILSKQQCQQQLLTATNSNGDLPLHVAANAGHLSIVQQLVEPSHQCQELLMAKNSNGDHPVHVAANAGHLSVVQYLFSFSYEYQEQLKSENSESCDDPGSVESNIQQQLNDLTSKLLREKNNEGNTPLHLALINKYEEMDVKCKYNEVAEFLIKEDPSVCNYRNKASKNPRRLAKEAKDEDISKLISGKSPPRYAGFGTAKTLKGVRHNCKSKNRARSRTFCSLSLCDKTPESTIRLQTLSSASSAPEMITQRRPIGKPPKIVPSKRKSKDKVTSMDGELYKAVKCRDINFIRTQNPEHSALSDRTPELNTILHLAAASSGDHRFVESILKIPPCQKFVTEKNSNGDLPLHVAASAGNIHMVEHLVKWSDEHLKDPSNCVPLVEKNMEENTPLHLALIKKVAKFLVEKCPEVSFYPNKERKSPLYLAAEGGDKELVKHMITTNRLAHGKSIVHAALYYLTTIDLPYGRSIVHTAIYGSFTARKLRCLNTHAASFLCPSMCLNTNTDILDTVLKSLPDDILKEKDDKGMTPLFYAASIGYLDGVEILLEKPTCCAYERDTDGYYPIHIASKKGHIQVIKKFLDKYPDMIELLNEEGQNILHVAAMYGKVKVVTYMLKRHDLNVEMLINNKDQNGNTPLHLATMEGHPRVVWHLTGDKRVDLKALNKEGKRALDIALNDSKEDPHLERYQLTWEALRYVSGPTETPQSPKVGKTLSADKYKERTETLSLVATLVATVTFAAAFTMPGGYNGPGGMATFLEKPMFQAFVISNTVAMYSAITAVIALIWAHLGGLKLFIAAYKFSLPILGLAITMASLAFMAGNYLVLRDLNWLAYLVLSIGSFFYFTLSTIFFLLFFPNSSPNPIIRYLLRYPFYLLIMVTS from the exons ATGGAGGTGTCCTCAATGCCAACGAAGGACGGTTCCATTGCTGAATGGGACTATGATTCCATCCTAACAAAATTGCGAGATACAGAATGTTCTCTTCTCCTTGAAAGATTCTTCGACTCAAATACACTTCTTCATGTTGCAGCAAGCTTAGGCCATGATCAGACCGTAGAAGCGATCCTCTCGAAACAACAGTGCCAGCAACAACTTTTAACGGCAACGAACTCCAATGGCGACCTTCCTCTTCATGTAGCTGCAAATGCTGGGCATCTGTCCATAGTTCAACAATTGGTCGAGCCTTCTCACCAGTGTCAAGAACTTTTAATGGCAAAAAACTCCAATGGCGACCATCCTGTTCATGTAGCTGCAAATGCTGGGCATCTGTCTGTAGTTCAATATTTGTTCTCATTTTCTTACGAGTACCAAGAACAATTAAAGTCAGAGAACTCAGAATCCTGTGACGACCCTGGTTCAGTTGAGTCCAATATACAGCAGCAGCTAAATGATTTAACTTCTAAACTACtaagggagaaaaataatgAGGGGAATACTCCTCTGCATCTGGCCTTGATAAACAAATATGAAGAGATGGACGTGAAATGCAAGTACAACGAGGTGGCAGAGTTTTTAATTAAGGAAGATCCAAGTGTGTGCAATTATAGGAATAAAGCAAGCAAAAATCCTCGACGTTTGGCAAAAGAAGCTAAAGATGAGGACATTTCGAAGCTCATATCTGGTAAGTCACCACCCAGATATGCAGG ATTTGGCACAGCTAAGACGTTAAAGGGAGTTCGCCACAACTGCAAGTCAAAAAATAGAGCAAGATCTAGAACattctgctctctctctctctgtgacaAAACTCCCG AAAGTACGATTCGGCTACAAACGCTATCCTCCGCTTCCAGTGCTCCTGAAATGATCACACAGCGTAGGCCCATAGGTAAGCCGCCAAAGATAGTTCCCAGCAAACGCAAGTCAAAAGACAAAGTTACAAGCATGGATGGTGAATTGTACAAGGCTGTAAAGTGTCGGGATATTAATTTTATCCGAACGCAAAATCCAGAACATTCTGCTCTCTCTGACAGAACCCCTGAACTAAATACAATCCTTCATCTTGCTGCTGCAAGCTCAGGTGATCATCGATTTGTAGAATCGATCCTGAAGATCCCGCCGTGCCAAAAATTTGTCACGGAAAAGAACTCCAATGGCGACCTTCCTCTTCATGTAGCTGCAAGTGCTGGGAATATACATATGGTGGAACATTTAGTCAAGTGGTCTGACGAGCACTTGAAAGATCCCTCTAATTGTGTACCACTAGTGGAGAAAAATATGGAGGAGAATACTCCTTTGCACCTAGCGTTGATAAAAAAGGTGGCCAAGTTCTTGGTTGAGAAATGTCCAGAAGTGTCCTTTTATCCAAATAAGGAACGCAAGTCTCCTCTCTATTTGGCGGCAGAAGGAGGAGATAAGGAACTCGTGAAGCACATGATAACTACAAACCGCCTGGCACATGGCAAATCAATTGTGCACGCTGCCCTTTATTATCTCACGACAATTGACCTGCCATATGGCAGGTCAATTGTTCACACCGCCATTTATGGTTCCTTTACTGCGAGGAAACTTAGGTGTCTCAACACACATGCTGCTTCTTTTCTTTGCCCTTCAATGTGTCTCAATACAAATACAG ATATCCTAGATACTGTTTTGAAAAGCCTACCAGATGATATCCTCAAAGAGAAAGACGATAAAGGCATGACTCCTCTTTTCTATGCTGCATCAATAGGTTATCTTGACGGTGTTGAAATATTACTAGAAAAACCTACATGTTGTGCATATGAGAGAGATACGGATGGCTATTATCCCATTCATATAGCGTCCAAGAAAGGTCATATTCAGGTAATTAAAAAGTTTCTTGATAAATATCCAGATATGATTGAGTTGCTCAATGAAGAGGGCCAAAACATTTTGCACGTAGCTGCTATGTATGGGAAAGTCAAAGTGGTAACTTATATGCTGAAAAGACATGATCTTAATGTTGAAATGCTTATCAATAATAAAGACCAAAATGGAAACACGCCTTTACATTTGGCCACCATGGAAGGGCATCCTAGGGTTGTTTGGCATTTGACAGGGGACAAAAGAGTTGATTTAAAGGCTTTGAATAAAGAAGGCAAGAGAGCGCTTGACATTGCATTGAATGACAGTAAGGAAGATCCTCATTTGGAGAGGTAT CAATTGACATGGGAAGCCTTGAGATATGTTAGTGGCCCAACGGAGACCCCGCAAAGTCCAAAGGTTGGAAAGACACTAAGCGCAGACAAATACAAGGAAAGGACTGAAACTCTCTCGTTGGTCGCAACCCTTGTGGCCACTGTAACTTTTGCTGCGGCTTTCACCATGCCAGGTGGCTACAACGGCCCCGGAGGAATGGCAACTTTCCTAGAAAAGCCCATGTTCCAAGCATTCGTAATTAGCAACACCGTAGCTATGTATAGCGCCATTACTGCTGTTATTGCTCTCATTTGGGCCCATTTAGGTGGTCTTAAGCTGTTCATTGCTGCGTATAAGTTTAGCTTGCCAATATTGGGACTAGCTATAACAATGGCCTCCTTAGCATTCATGGCAGGTAATTATCTAGTATTGAGAGACCTCAATTGGCTTGCCTATCTAGTTTTGAGCATTGGCTCATTTTTCTACTTCACTCTCTCGACaatattttttctactttttttcccaaattCCTCGCCCAATCCTATCATTCGTTACCTTCTCCGCTACCCATTTTACCTTCTGATTATGGTTACTAGCTAG